The following coding sequences lie in one Streptomyces albofaciens JCM 4342 genomic window:
- a CDS encoding FtsW/RodA/SpoVE family cell cycle protein has product MTFAALAQAPNRRRTEMWLLAFAMLITVFGYTYTGLSMTGRLPDGLPGFAAAMFFMALVPHLVVRRFAPRADPLILPLATLLSGIGLVLLNRLDITYAAKPSLHMTPAAGGQLVWTVIGVAVCTATLMLLRDHRFLQRYIYLTMAVALVLLMAPAFFTADTYGAKRWIFVGPLSLQPGEFVKIMIAVFFAGYLTLNRDALALTGRRVMGVQLPPGRQLGPIFTIWVISLLVLVFERDLGTSLIFFGLFVITLYMATERTSWVLCGLAMAVVGAAVVGMTEPHVKGRVMAWLHPMDIFLPEKERPPGLISDQAAQALFSFGSGGISGTGLGQGHPELIGFAGNSDFILTTVGEELGLAGVMAVLLLYVLLAQRGLRVGLTARDPFGKLLAVGLASALLLQVFVVSGGVTGLIPLTGKALPFLAKGGSSLVANWVMVALLIRISDSAQRRREPVGMPGGRGGARGRRTRAADPDATQATPRVVAALPGPAAQGGGGRARGHGRRARRARG; this is encoded by the coding sequence ATGACGTTCGCCGCCCTGGCCCAGGCCCCCAACCGGCGGCGTACGGAGATGTGGCTGCTGGCCTTCGCCATGCTGATCACGGTCTTCGGCTACACGTACACCGGTCTGTCGATGACCGGCAGGCTGCCTGACGGGCTGCCCGGCTTCGCCGCCGCCATGTTCTTCATGGCGCTCGTGCCGCACCTGGTCGTCCGCCGCTTCGCGCCGCGCGCCGACCCGCTGATCCTGCCGCTCGCCACACTGCTGTCCGGCATCGGCCTGGTGCTGCTGAACCGCCTCGACATCACGTACGCGGCCAAACCGAGCCTGCACATGACCCCGGCGGCGGGCGGGCAGCTGGTGTGGACGGTGATCGGGGTGGCGGTCTGCACGGCCACGCTGATGCTGCTGCGCGACCACCGCTTCCTCCAGCGCTACATCTACCTGACGATGGCCGTCGCGCTGGTGCTGCTGATGGCCCCGGCGTTCTTCACCGCGGACACGTACGGCGCCAAGCGCTGGATATTCGTCGGGCCGCTGTCGCTGCAGCCCGGCGAGTTCGTGAAAATAATGATCGCGGTGTTCTTCGCGGGCTATCTGACCCTGAACCGCGACGCGCTCGCGCTCACCGGACGCCGGGTGATGGGCGTCCAGCTGCCGCCCGGCCGCCAGCTCGGGCCGATCTTCACGATATGGGTCATCAGCCTGCTGGTGCTGGTCTTCGAGCGCGACCTCGGTACGTCGCTGATCTTCTTCGGGCTCTTCGTGATCACGCTCTACATGGCCACCGAGCGCACCAGCTGGGTGCTGTGCGGCCTGGCCATGGCCGTGGTCGGCGCCGCCGTCGTCGGCATGACCGAGCCGCACGTCAAGGGCCGGGTGATGGCCTGGCTGCACCCCATGGACATCTTCCTGCCGGAGAAGGAGCGGCCGCCGGGCCTGATATCCGACCAGGCCGCCCAGGCGCTGTTCAGCTTCGGCAGCGGCGGCATCAGCGGTACGGGCCTGGGCCAGGGCCACCCCGAACTGATCGGCTTCGCGGGCAACAGCGACTTCATCCTCACCACCGTCGGCGAGGAACTGGGCCTGGCCGGCGTGATGGCCGTACTGCTCCTGTACGTCCTGCTCGCGCAGCGCGGCCTGCGGGTGGGGCTCACCGCCCGCGACCCCTTCGGCAAGCTGCTGGCGGTGGGCCTGGCCAGCGCGCTGCTGCTCCAGGTCTTCGTCGTGTCCGGCGGCGTCACCGGGCTGATACCCCTCACCGGCAAGGCCCTGCCGTTCCTGGCCAAGGGCGGATCGTCGCTGGTCGCGAACTGGGTCATGGTGGCGCTGCTCATCCGTATCAGCGACAGCGCGCAGCGGCGGCGCGAGCCGGTGGGCATGCCGGGCGGGCGGGGCGGCGCACGTGGCCGGCGCACGCGGGCGGCCGACCCGGACGCGACACAGGCCACACCGCGC
- a CDS encoding LCP family protein: MKHRRRPIAPDAPRPQGRRRRPRRRVLRGLLLCVCALLLCAAGAGWYFYRDLAGQIGSSRALGDGAPKSSGGATNILLMGLDSRKDRDGNDLPKDVLAKLHAGASSDIGGYNTNTLILLHVPADGGRATAFSIPRDDLVDIPGHGKDKIKKAYGLAKAAVEDRLARQGVTDHDRLEREGREAGRRAEIETVRAFLGVPVDHFAEVSLVGFLHIADALDGVPVCLKHPVKDRYSGADFPAGRQTLDGPQSLAFVRQRHGLPAGDLDRTRRQQAFLASATHKLNSAGTFTDPLRLLRLMDVAKQDLVIDEGWDLLSFVRQAKNLSGGNVRFSTLPVEGFAKHRGEDVNLVDPRKIRRLVARETGAANGGSAAPEASAGSGAASGAPRSPAGTLQPSPSSSSSAVESGSGAGGSGQTAPIIDGGGIPCVD; encoded by the coding sequence ATGAAGCACCGTCGCAGGCCCATCGCCCCGGACGCACCCCGCCCGCAGGGACGCCGGCGCAGACCGCGGCGCCGTGTGCTGCGCGGGCTCCTGCTGTGTGTCTGTGCGCTCCTGCTGTGCGCCGCCGGTGCGGGCTGGTACTTCTACCGGGACCTGGCCGGGCAGATCGGCTCGTCGCGGGCGCTCGGCGACGGCGCGCCGAAGTCGTCCGGCGGGGCGACCAACATCCTGTTGATGGGGCTGGACAGCCGCAAGGACCGCGACGGCAATGATCTGCCGAAGGACGTGCTGGCAAAGCTGCACGCGGGCGCCTCTTCCGACATCGGCGGCTACAACACGAACACGCTGATCCTGCTGCACGTGCCCGCCGACGGCGGGCGGGCCACCGCGTTCTCCATTCCGCGCGACGACCTCGTGGACATACCGGGACACGGCAAGGACAAGATCAAGAAGGCGTACGGGCTGGCCAAGGCCGCCGTGGAGGACCGGCTCGCGCGCCAGGGCGTCACCGACCACGACCGGCTGGAGCGGGAGGGGCGGGAGGCCGGGCGCCGGGCCGAGATCGAGACGGTACGCGCCTTCCTCGGCGTGCCGGTCGACCACTTCGCCGAGGTCAGCCTGGTGGGCTTCCTGCACATCGCGGACGCGCTCGACGGCGTACCGGTGTGTCTGAAGCACCCGGTCAAGGACCGGTACTCGGGCGCCGACTTCCCGGCCGGGCGGCAGACCCTGGACGGGCCGCAGTCGCTGGCGTTCGTACGGCAGCGGCACGGCCTGCCCGCCGGCGACCTGGACCGTACGCGCCGCCAGCAGGCGTTCCTGGCGTCCGCCACGCACAAGCTGAACTCGGCGGGCACCTTCACCGACCCGCTGCGGCTGCTGAGGCTGATGGACGTCGCCAAGCAGGACCTGGTGATCGACGAGGGCTGGGACCTGCTGTCGTTCGTCCGGCAGGCGAAGAACCTTTCGGGCGGTAACGTACGATTCTCCACACTGCCCGTCGAGGGCTTCGCCAAGCACCGCGGCGAAGACGTGAACCTGGTCGATCCGCGGAAGATACGGCGGCTGGTCGCCCGGGAGACGGGCGCCGCGAACGGCGGCTCCGCCGCGCCCGAGGCCTCGGCCGGGTCCGGTGCCGCCTCCGGCGCACCTCGCTCACCTGCGGGAACCCTGCAACCGTCGCCCTCGTCTTCTTCATCGGCGGTGGAGTCCGGTTCCGGGGCGGGAGGTTCCGGGCAGACGGCTCCCATAATCGATGGCGGAGGCATCCCGTGCGTGGACTGA